In one Arenibacter antarcticus genomic region, the following are encoded:
- a CDS encoding type II toxin-antitoxin system HigA family antitoxin, whose product MGKLITHEAYVKANLRLEELIDVVDDNMSADNPLAKEFLEITDIIEQYEEIHFPIGLPTLQEMIELRMFEMGLKRKDLATLLGTSASRISDYLNGKREITLNVAKALHQKLNIDSDIILQ is encoded by the coding sequence ATGGGGAAATTAATTACACACGAAGCATATGTAAAAGCAAATCTTCGCTTAGAAGAGTTGATAGATGTTGTGGATGATAATATGTCAGCAGATAACCCTTTAGCAAAAGAGTTTTTGGAGATTACTGATATTATCGAACAATACGAAGAAATCCATTTTCCCATCGGCTTGCCTACCTTACAGGAAATGATTGAACTACGTATGTTTGAAATGGGACTTAAAAGAAAAGATTTAGCAACTCTATTAGGTACAAGCGCCTCCAGAATAAGTGACTACTTAAACGGCAAAAGAGAGATTACTTTGAACGTTGCCAAAGCCTTGCATCAAAAATTAAATATTGATAGTGATATAATACTTCAATAA
- a CDS encoding type II toxin-antitoxin system HigA family antitoxin — MIRTEKEYNTIIERIETLLQDADNIENKEAKGFIELNLLSDLVADYEERTYPVKKPLLVEAIKLRMAEMGMNQKRLSELLGVSTSRVSEYLTGKSEPPLKVAREISVKLGIDASIVLGV, encoded by the coding sequence ATGATACGTACTGAAAAAGAATATAACACCATTATAGAAAGAATAGAAACGCTTTTACAAGATGCCGACAACATTGAAAACAAAGAAGCTAAAGGTTTTATTGAGTTAAACCTATTGTCCGATCTTGTGGCAGATTATGAAGAACGAACGTATCCGGTTAAAAAGCCCTTACTTGTCGAGGCCATTAAATTACGGATGGCGGAAATGGGCATGAACCAAAAACGCTTATCCGAACTTTTAGGCGTAAGCACATCAAGGGTGAGCGAATATTTGACTGGTAAAAGCGAACCACCTTTAAAAGTTGCAAGAGAAATTAGCGTAAAGCTGGGGATTGATGCCTCTATCGTATTGGGAGTTTGA
- a CDS encoding type II toxin-antitoxin system HigB family toxin — translation MHVILFKKLREYFSKETNAKVALQDWYKKTNKAEWDSFADLKNTFNSADSVGNGRFVFNVKGNHYRVVAIVRFKFKKVLIRWVGNHRDYDKIKNIDKL, via the coding sequence GTGCACGTTATTTTATTTAAAAAACTAAGAGAGTATTTTTCGAAAGAAACCAATGCTAAAGTAGCTCTGCAAGATTGGTATAAAAAGACAAACAAGGCTGAATGGGATAGTTTTGCCGATTTAAAGAACACGTTCAATTCAGCTGATAGTGTGGGAAACGGGAGGTTCGTTTTTAACGTCAAGGGAAACCATTACCGAGTTGTTGCCATAGTACGATTTAAGTTCAAGAAAGTATTGATACGATGGGTTGGCAATCACCGGGATTACGACAAAATAAAGAATATAGATAAGTTATAA